Proteins from a genomic interval of Chroococcidiopsis thermalis PCC 7203:
- a CDS encoding PIN/TRAM domain-containing protein codes for MLDAIIIITFIIAGAGIGFYSIELLPETVQRQVTNLDALRLVIAVFAAMIGGGVGLSFQTTYRRLETKVREMPVDVLLTRAIGMVLGLLIANLMLAPLFLLPIPQDFSFIKPLVAVLGSVLFAFTGINLADIHGRTFLRLINPNSVETMLVAEGTLKPAATKVLDTSCIIDGRIETLLATGFLEGQILVPQFVIQELQQLADGAKDLKRLRGRRGLEILNRIQASYPERIAIHSTDYEDVPTVDAKLVRFVQEINGTLLTNDYNLSQVASLQKIPVLNLNDLVQSLRPSYLPGDNIDLKILKEGKEPSQGIGYLEDGTMVVVEDGSSYIGGELRVVVTSALQTSAGRMIFAKPQASAYA; via the coding sequence ATGCTGGACGCAATCATAATTATTACATTCATCATAGCAGGAGCCGGAATCGGCTTCTACAGCATAGAGCTGCTGCCAGAAACCGTGCAGCGGCAAGTTACCAATCTCGATGCGCTACGATTAGTCATCGCTGTTTTTGCGGCGATGATTGGTGGTGGAGTCGGACTGAGTTTTCAAACAACCTATCGCCGTCTCGAAACCAAAGTTCGAGAGATGCCAGTTGACGTTTTATTAACACGCGCAATTGGCATGGTGCTGGGGCTATTAATCGCCAACTTAATGCTAGCCCCCCTCTTTCTGCTACCGATTCCCCAAGATTTTAGCTTTATCAAGCCCCTAGTAGCGGTTTTGGGTAGCGTCCTTTTCGCTTTTACAGGGATCAATCTGGCTGACATCCACGGACGGACGTTCTTACGGTTGATCAATCCCAATTCAGTTGAGACGATGTTAGTCGCAGAGGGAACGCTAAAACCTGCGGCAACTAAGGTTTTGGATACGAGTTGTATTATCGACGGTCGAATCGAAACGCTGCTAGCTACCGGATTTCTAGAAGGACAAATTCTCGTTCCACAGTTCGTCATTCAAGAATTGCAACAACTAGCAGATGGGGCAAAAGACCTCAAACGATTGCGGGGTAGGAGGGGGTTAGAGATTCTCAACCGCATCCAAGCAAGTTATCCAGAACGCATTGCCATCCATTCGACTGACTACGAAGATGTGCCTACAGTAGATGCTAAGTTAGTACGGTTCGTGCAGGAGATCAACGGTACTCTTTTGACCAACGACTACAACTTGTCTCAGGTAGCGAGTTTACAGAAAATACCCGTGTTGAATCTCAACGATCTGGTACAATCCCTGCGTCCGAGTTATTTGCCAGGAGACAACATCGATCTGAAGATCCTCAAGGAAGGCAAAGAACCTAGTCAAGGCATAGGCTACCTAGAGGATGGGACGATGGTAGTTGTCGAGGACGGTAGTAGCTATATTGGTGGCGAATTGCGCGTTGTTGTAACGAGTGCTTTACAAACCTCGGCGGGAAGAATGATCTTCGCCAAACCACAAGCATCAGCTTATGCTTAA